One Periophthalmus magnuspinnatus isolate fPerMag1 chromosome 15, fPerMag1.2.pri, whole genome shotgun sequence genomic window carries:
- the psap gene encoding prosaposin encodes MLLLTLLFVSSAVATPLLGTEQCARGPPYWCQNVKTASLCGAVPHCQQNVWNKPQLKTVPCDLCKEVAIVVEQILKDNATEGEILGYLEKACQLIPDEGLTAQCKEIVDSYYPILIGIITGELSDPGVVCGAMGLCRSEEAALAEVQAKERLQSNEIPQVDLSQAVSPLLLNIPQLLYPQESPKKETSKQDNDLVCDDCIKFITDAQAAIKSNSSYVDSMIAKIEQQCDLLGPGLSDMCKQYISQYAPLVVEQLLSMDPKELCCDAGFCSSMKKSVPMLGLLPAMTKPAAKSIPAFKMVPATKVEGNKRMIRVRDSPTCAICEFVMKQLEAMLEDETTEEEVIQAVEKVCTMLPSSLTAQCQDLIETYGKAIIELLVQQADPKTVCTVLALCSGSSGKYIAAIDQTRFKVGGYCDVCKLAVNYIDGILEQNATEAQIEEAVKKVCNFLPDSFQDECNQLIEQYEPVLIQLLLQMMDPEFVCMKVGACPEAVKRLLGTEQCSWGPKFWCQSMETATRCNAVEHCRRHMW; translated from the exons ATGTTGCTTCTAACTCTGCTCTTCGTGTCTTCGG CTGTAGCTACTCCTCTGTTGGGAACAGAGCAGTGCGCCCGTGGCCCCCCCTACTGGTGTCAGAATGTAAAGACCGCCTCTCTCTGTGGAGCTGTGCCTCATTGTCAACAGAACGTATGGAATAAACCCCAGCTG AAAACTGTACCATGTGACTTGTGCAAAGAAGTTGCCATTGTGGTTGAGCAGATTTTGAAGGACAATGCCACAGAG gGTGAGATTCTTGGATACCTGGAGAAAGCCTGCCAGCTCATCCCAGACGAGGGCTTGACTGCACAGTGCAAAGAGATAGTGGACAGCTACTACCCCATCCTGATTGGTATCATTACTGGAGAGCTG TCAGATCCCGGTGTGGTGTGTGGAGCGATGGGACTGTGCCGCTCTGAGGAAGCTGCTCTGGCCGAAGTACAGGCCAAAGAACGACTCCAGTCCAATGAAATCCCCCAAGTGGATCTGTCCCAAGCTGTTAGCCCATTGCTGCTCAATATACCCCAACTCCTCTACCCCCAGGAGAGCCCCAAAAAGGAAACGTCCAAACAG GATAATGACCTTGTTTGTGACGACTGCATCAAGTTTATCACAGATGCTCAAGCAGCAATCAAAAGCAACAGCTCGTATGTCGATAGTATGATTGCCAAAATCGAGCAACAGTGCGACCTTTTGGGACCTGGTCTATCTGATATG TGCAAGCAGTACATCAGCCAGTATGCACCGCTTGTTGTTGAGCAGTTGCTGTCAATG gaTCCAAAAGAGCTCTGTTGCGACGCTGGTTTCTGCAGTTCTATGAAGAAGTCTGTCCCAATGTTGGGTCTGCTGCCTGCCATGACCAAACCTGCTGCTAAAAGTATCCCGGCTTTCAAGATGGTCCCTGCCACAAAAGTAGAGGGCAACAAG cGTATGATCAGAGTGCGTGATTCCCCAACATGTGCGATCTGTGAATTTGTGATGAAGCAGCTGGAGGCAATGCTGGAAGACGAGACAACAGAG GAGGAGGTGATTCAGGCTGTAGAGAAGGTGTGCACAATGCTGCCCTCCTCTCTGACCGCACAGTGCCAGGACCTGATTGAGACGTACGGCAAAGCCATTATTGAACTCCTCGTGCAGCAGGCCGACCCCAAAACTGTCTGCACCGTTCTGGCACTCTGCTCCGGTTCCAGCGGCAAATATATTG CTGCTATCGATCAGACTCGTTTCAAGGTTGGGGGATACTGTGACGTGTGCAAACTGGCAGTGAACTACATCGATGGAATTTTGGAGCAGAATGCCACTGAGGCTCAGATTGAAGAGGCAGTGAAGAAGGTCTGCAATTTCCTGCCTGATTCTTTTCAGGACGAG TGTAACCAGCTGATCGAGCAGTATGAGCCAGTGCTTATCCAACTTCTGCTTCAAATGATGGATCCTGAGTTTGTGTGTATG AAAGTGGGAGCCTGCCCTGAAGCTGTGAAGAGGCTGCTGGGAACAGAGCAGTGCAGCTGGGGACCCAAATTCTGGTGCCAGAGCATGGAGACGGCCACTCGCTGCAAT GCTGTGGAGCACTGCAGACGTCACATGTGGTAG
- the slc29a3 gene encoding equilibrative nucleoside transporter 3, with translation MEATEPVPSLNSAYVPSALVDNDSSEENTDQSLTASLLPNHSPVPLPVHYSPKDSYNLVYIIFFLMGIGSLLPWNFFITAKHYWLYKLSNHSFPNKPDEERSELSDYFESYLAITSTVPSVLCLILNYVLVNRLSPKARILSSLIVILVIFVVTTILVKVDTSNCTTEFFVGTLVSVAIVSGASNLFTGSVFGITGHFPMRISQALISGQAMGGTVSALASIIDLAAAKDVTDSALAYFLTADVFILLCIATYLLLPRLEYSRSTLLLTAECSNSVVINETGSRAKVSTPPLQPILRKTWVLGLSVFYVFCISITVFPAVSSGIQSVNKDSGSPWTTTYFTPLTSFFLYNAADFCGRQATAWLQVPGPTSRVLPALVLCRSVLVPLLMFCNYQPRDYLHSVLFTHDAFPIAFNCLLGLSNGYLGTLPMIYGPKVVSRDLAEATGVVMSFFLALGLAVGSAFSVLIVHSI, from the exons atggaGGCTACAGAACCAGTACCAAGTCTAAACTCGGCCTATGTCCCCTCTGCTTTGGTGGACAATGACTCTTCAGAGGAAAATACAGACCAAAGTTTAACTGCGTCTCTGCTGCCCAATCACTCCCCTGTCCCTCTACCTGTACACTACAGCCCCAAAGACTCCTATAATTTAGTCTACATTATCTTCTTCCTAATGGGCATTGGCTCCTTGTTGCCCTGGAACTTCTTTATAACAGCGAAACACTACTGGCTCTACAAACTCAGTAACCACAGCTTTCCCAACAAACCAGACGAGGAGCGGTCCGAACTCAGC GACTATTTTGAAAGTTATTTGGCCATCACCTCCACTGTGccctctgtgctgtgtttgaTACTCAACTATGTCCTTGTTAACAG GTTGTCTCCAAAAGCGCGTATACTGTCCTCCCTGATTGTGATCCTGGTGATCTTTGTAGTGACCACTATCCTAGTGAAGGTGGACACATCCAACTGCACCACAGAGTTCTTTGTGGGAACTTTAGTGAGTGTGGCCATTGTCAGCGGAGCCTCAAACCTATTCACTGGCAGCGTATTCGGCATCACAGGGCACTTTCCCATGAGGATCTCCCAGGCTCTCATCTCAG GCCAGGCCATGGGAGGAACTGTGAGTGCTCTTgcgtcgatcatcgacctcgcAGCTGCAAAAGATGTGACTGACAGTGCCCTGGCTTACTTTCTGACAGCAGAcgtcttcatcctcctctgcaTCGCCACGTACCTTCTGCTGCCCAGACTGGAATATTCAAGGTCA ACACTACTGTTGACCGCAGAATGCTCCAATTCAGTTGTGATCAATGAGACGGGGAGCAGAGCCAAAGTATCTACCCCACCTCTGCAGCCCATTCTCAGAAAGACTTGGGTCCTCGGTCTGTCTGTCTTCTATGTCTTCTGCATCTCCATCACGGTCTTCCCTGCAGTGTCCTCTGGGATCCAGTCTGTCAACAAGGACAGTGGCAGCCCCTGGACCACCACATACTTCACGCCTCTCACCAGTTTCTTCCTCTACAACGCAGCAGACTTTTGTGGCAGACAGGCGACAGCTTGGCTACAGGTACCAGGACCCACCAGTCGGGTTTTGCCTGCTCTTGTCCTATGTCGCTCAGTTTTGGTACCACTCTTAATGTTTTGTAACTATCAGCCAAGGGACTACCTCCACTCAGTGTTATTCACACATGACGCATTCCCCATAGCCTTTAACTGCCTCCTAGGACTTTCCAATGGCTACCTTGGTACTCTGCCAATGATATATGGGCCAAAAGTTGTGTCACGAGACTTGGCAGAAGCCACTGGAGTTGTAATGTCATTCTTTCTAGCATTGGGACTGGCAGTTGGATCTGCCTTCTCTGTACTCATTGTGCACTCTATCTGA
- the mrps6 gene encoding 28S ribosomal protein S6, mitochondrial, protein MPRYELALILKALKRPETAAVVRRTVETLMERGAVVRDLENLGERLLPYKMSKHNQKHDKGTYFLVDFYASPSILKSLMDHLNRDVDVVRPSVLLKKDEKGPSQSCCGF, encoded by the coding sequence ATGCCTCGTTACGAACTAGCACTCATCCTGAAGGCGTTGAAGCGACCTGAGACCGCGGCTGTTGTACGGCGGACGGTGGAGACTTTGATGGAGAGGGGCGCTGTGGTCAGAGATCTGGAGAATCTGGGAGAGAGACTGCTGCCTTATAAGATGTCTAAACACAACCAGAAGCACGATAAGGGCACGTACTTTCTTGTGGACTTCTATGCTTCCCCCAGCATCTTGAAGAGTTTAATGGATCATTTAAATCGAGATGTGGACGTGGTCAGGCCCTCTGTGCTGCTCAAGAAGGACGAAAAGGGTCCCAGTCAGAGCTGCTGTGGATTCTGA